One genomic region from Desulfallas thermosapovorans DSM 6562 encodes:
- a CDS encoding copper amine oxidase N-terminal domain-containing protein: MLAVTALGQEVEWDAEDKSITSGGIWLQVNNPVATVDGENVNLAVPAKIINNVTYVPLQFIAVSLNKDVAFDSEQNRIDITDEPVVDEEVDEEAVADEDVATDEDADVDEDAAAEEEADAEEVVEE, encoded by the coding sequence GTGTTAGCAGTAACAGCCCTGGGTCAAGAGGTGGAATGGGACGCTGAAGACAAATCAATCACCTCCGGTGGCATTTGGTTACAGGTTAACAACCCTGTAGCTACCGTTGATGGAGAAAATGTAAATTTGGCGGTTCCCGCCAAGATAATCAACAATGTAACATATGTGCCCCTGCAATTCATCGCTGTTAGCCTGAATAAGGATGTCGCTTTTGACAGCGAACAAAACCGCATCGACATAACTGACGAGCCCGTTGTAGATGAAGAAGTTGATGAAGAGGCTGTAGCGGACGAAGATGTGGCCACCGATGAAGACGCGGATGTGGATGAAGATGCAGCCGCTGAAGAAGAAGCTGATGCTGAAGAGGTTGTAGAAGAATAG
- a CDS encoding transposase — protein LPDRMKRKLRTQKGRAKYALRKQTVEPVFGQIKEARGFRRFLLRGLDLVRGEWVLLCLTHNILKLFGNKKKLAW, from the coding sequence TTACCTGATCGTATGAAAAGGAAGTTGCGAACCCAAAAAGGACGGGCAAAATATGCCTTGCGAAAACAAACAGTTGAGCCTGTTTTTGGCCAAATTAAGGAAGCCCGGGGTTTTCGAAGATTTCTTCTCCGCGGGCTCGACTTGGTGCGCGGAGAATGGGTCCTTCTATGCCTTACGCACAACATTTTGAAGCTATTTGGAAATAAAAAGAAGTTGGCTTGGTAA